A window of Maioricimonas rarisocia genomic DNA:
ACGGAAACACGGCTTCAGCATCTGGTCGCGAAGCCCGCCGGCCGCGACCGGTGGGGACACTCGAAGAGAACCACGGAGGCACGGAGGCACGGAGGCACGGAGGCACGGAGGCACGGAGGCACGGAGGCACGGAGGCACGGAGGCACGGAGGCACGAAGGCACGAAGGCACGGATGCACGGATGCACGGAGGCACGGATGCACGAAGGCACGGATGCACGGAGGCACGGAGGCACGAAGGAAAACAATGCGAGCCGGTTGCGTGAGCTGCCGGGTGGCTGGGGCGCAGGAGCAGAGTGACATCTGTCTGGCGAACGTCGTCCATGCAACGACTTCGTGCAAAATTGTGAACGCCGTAACGGCCCCAGTCCCATTGTCTCGCACCGTGGGGGCACCAGAATCACGAGCCGCGCCCGTGAGGAAGCGGACGTAACAACGACGGAGTTGTCATGTCGGTGCGTCGCCCCGGAGGATGAAAATGGGGGCGATCCGGGTGGCATGCTTGCCCTTCGAGGCAAGCATGTGGGGCCCTTCGAGGCAAGCATGTGGGGCCATTCGGTGTTAACCTCCTGCCGGCTGCGCCGGCCCCGGTTGGCGAGCAACCGGGGCTACCCGCTTGGCGGCTCATTTCGCAGCCCGGAGCATGATGATCGCCAGCACGAAACGTCAGTCGGAGCTGTCGTGCACCGCGGTCACGCGATTCGCTTTGCTGGGCAAGCCAGCAGTGGCGCCCGGTGATTGCCATGCCTCAAACACTTGAGCCCAGGAATCCATCGAAGCCTGCATGCCCCAGTGATCCTCCAGGAATTTCTTGGCCGCCACACGCATTTCATTGCGTTCCTGGGGTTCGAAGGCACAACGCGATGCTTTGTAGACAAACTCTCGATCATCATTGCAGAGCCAACCTGTCACTCCGTCTTCGACCTGCAACTTCCATCCGCCGCGATTGTCAACGACCAGGATCGAGCCTGACGCCATTGCCTCGAATCCGACGCGAGGAAGGTTCTCGAACGTGTCGGTTGTCATAATGACGGCTTCGCAGTGGGCGTAAAAGTCGCGTTGACTAATTGAGCCGGGCGTGAGAGTGTGAATGTAGTGTGGAGGACGATGGCTGAATTTGCGATCAGCGTTTCCGCCCCAGCCAAGAATTAGGCCCTCCTTCAAGACCGGGGCAGTCATTGTATCATAGATCCACAACTGCCTTGATCCAAACTTGTCACCATCGTCACGTGAGATTCGTCCAAATCGAAACTTGTCCTGAGGCCGATTGTCGATGTACGAGAACTCCTCCGCATGAAAATATGGCTGAACGAAAAGCGGGCGGTATCGTCCCAGCGATTGCAGCTTCTTTCGAACCCTCTCAAACGCATGCTGTGTCTGGTAGAGGTGGAAGTCAATCAGCCCCTGCTCCTGGCATTCGAGTTCTTTTTCAAAGTTCCAGGACATGCAGTTGACGAATGTCGTCGTCCGGGCATAGCGATGGATTTCGCGGAGATTGCTGAGAAACTCTCCGTTGCAAAAAGAGATGCAATGCAGCCCTTCCAGTGAGGGCCAGTCGCATGGCTGGTGATAGATACAGCCGCGCTCCCGGAGATTCATCGCTCGGAGATTGTCATCGAGTGGCCCGGTGTGGCAGATGTGAACATCGACGCCCATCGCCTGCCAGCAGTGGATCTGATGATCCAGTTCAGTATCCGCCCCGCCCAACCGGCTTGGGTGCCCGATAACGCAGACTGCTTCGATCATTCCCGACCTCACACCTACCGACCCCGAGGGCCGTAGAATCGGATCTGTGTTTTCCAGGTTCCGTCTTCAGCCTGGTAAGTCTTCGCGGACCAGATGGTTCGCTTGTACTCGTCCAAGTCTACGCAGTGCGTCAGGATATGACGAATGGATGTCTGTTTCACGTCAATCGTCACTTCTGTCACATGGTCATTGAACGCTTCTAATGGCCCAATCCCCGAACGAGGCGGTTCAATTCCGGGAATCCTCTGCTTCTCCATCACTGCAGCGATGTCACCAACCCTCCCGGAGTATTGGAAGTCAATCTTTCGGTCGAGCACCTCGCTCTTCTTGCCAAGTTCTTTATCTATCAAATGAAGGACCGGATGTTGTTCGTCTTGACGGTCCACGACCACTCGGAGATTGGTCTTCTGCTCGAACTCCTTCACGAGGTCGTCGATGGACGACACATCCGGATTGAGATCTTCTCTCGAAGTGAAGTAGTTGTCCGAACCGGACAGGTACTCGATCGTGAAATGGCATTGGAACTTGATCGCCATGTGATCTTTGTAAAGCCCAGGATTGCTATGGTCGACCGGAATATCCTTGAGTTCTTGAGCTTGCATCGAACGGACTCCAACTGCACAGACCAGGATCAGAAGTGTTGCAAACAGGCCAACGGCGGATCGGCAATCCCATGTCCAATGGACAAACGGTGATTGCGTGCGATTGGGCGGGACACGTTTTTCTTGAGTCGCCATGCGTTCATTCTCCTGCTTGACATCAGACGATGATCTTGCCGGGGGGGCACTCGACCCACACGCAATTCGGAGGATGCGAAACCACCTTCCGCCCGGTATCTCCGATCGAATGTCCGCAGACCCGAACGGGAATTGCCTGTCCTTGAGACCCACCCGATCCCATCGACAAAGTCGGTGCGTCGGGCCAGTCCTGAGCGGCTTGGCTGTTGCGATCAACGCGGGTGGCCCAGGTTGCTTTGCAACCTTTGGGCCGACGAAGTCGGTAAGAGGTTTCATGGATCACACCACCCAACTGATCGGCACTTCCACGGTTCTTCGCTGCTCGTACCACCTCGCTGAACTCCATCGCCACTTGACGGCGTTCTTGACGAATCCAGCACGCACTGGATTCAGGTGCATGTATGTGAGTTTCTCTTCCAGCTTTCTCTCGGAATAGATCTCGAACGCGTAGTACCTGGGTGTCCCAAAGCGATCTCCCCGATCGGCAACCTGAAAGTAGTTCGCGTCTTGGCGGTGGTACCATCGCGGATCGCAAAACTCGAACGGCGCTTCCAGCCATGCATGAACCGGCTCAGCTGTTCGATCTGTGGAAACCACACGATCGCATGCACATGATCCGGCATGACGACAAATCCAACGCACTTTGCCGACTGCCGCTTCCGTTGTGCATTCAATTGGCCCAGCAAGATACGCTTGGGCTGATTCTCGTCCAGCAACCGCCGCCGACGATCACACGAAAACGTGACAAAGTGGCAGTACAGATGATCGTCAGCGATGCGGCGATTGTCAGACATGTTCTGATTTTCTGAATGACGTACTGTCCGTGCAACCTCTCACGGCTTCGCCGCCCCGGTTGAATCAACCGGGGCCACCCGCGGGCGGATGACTGGTGCTGGAGCTCGGCACGCGGGTACTTCGAGGGACGCTCCGCCAGACTCCCGGTCCGGTGGCCGCCGGGACTGGAGACTGACGACGCGCAGGCCGGTCTGTCACGCACATGAAGACTCATGAAGAGGCATCTTGTGCCTGCGGCACCCAACCGCTCAAAGGGCGGTCGGGCCACCCTGCGGCCGCGTTGCCACACGTCGTTCAGCCTGTCGCCGGCAAGCGGAAGCTATTCCTCGCAGCCGGTCGCAGCGGCGGGTCTTTCAACCGGTGGACCGATGAGGACGGCCACGTACGGCATTCCCTGTTCCGACTTCATTCTTTCGACTGCTGCGATGGCGCGGCTGCCCGGTTCATCCTTCAGCAGAACAGTCACGTCAGCACCTCCCGGGCTCCACCCGATGAGGAGCACCTTGATTCGGCCCTCGGCCCGGTCAGGAATATCTGCGCCCACGGGACAATACACCACACCGTCCAGGTTCGCACCATCCCACACGTCCGTTGCTCCAAAGGGGGAAAGATCCAGAGGCACCCATCCGGTCACGGCGGTGAACCTGGTCTGCCCGCGTTCTTTGAGGTCCCCGGCAATCCAGGACTCGACAACGGGACGATCCTTCTCGCGATCCGCCGGGGCAGTGGGCATGATGATCTTGACGTACACCGGATTGAATTCTGTCCGGCCAGCTTTCTTCGGTGTCGGCTCTTCAGCTTCCACGACGCCGGGAACCAGAACGAGCGTGCTGACGATCAGGGCCAGTAAGTTCCGAATCACAACGCGCCTCCTTGTGTGATGCTTTCTGTAAGCGAACCTGTTCTTCTCTCAGAAATCCGAATTGAGAGTACTGCGTGCGGCAAGTGCAATCAAACTTCTCCGTATAAGAGAGATGCGCCGGTGGGCCACGGGCGGCTCGTCCGCCAGTACAAGCAACGTGCGTCATGATCCCAGTCATGACCCGGAAATCCGGCAGTGCCTGACGATGGCTGACGAACCGCACCGGCAGCCGTTCGGAGTCGCACGGCGGAGCTCCCCGGGCACTTACCGGCCGACGCCGTAGCCCGGATCATCATGGGGACCAGCCCGGAACGGCAGGCACTCTGTCGTGCACCGCTGTCACGCGATTCACACTGCTGGACAAGCCAGCCGTGGCACTCGGGGCCGGCGTCTCTTACCGCGACTTACTTCAAAGCGACCGTGAGATTCGCCGCGGTGTGAGCCTGCCGGTGAAGGTGAGGATGTTCAACGGGCTGCTAGATGCGCTCCGGCGGCTGATCTCCTGCTGGCCACTCGATGCCGACGCATGCCGGCGTGGGGCCAGATTTTCTTCGCAAATCTGCTCAGAATCTGTCCGACTCTGTCCTGGACCGCAATGACCCTTTTTGGCGGGAGCCCTGCCGTCCTTCAGCAGGCGGAGGCCGTTCAGCAGGGGGGGGCTGAAGCAATGCTGCCGCAGACACTTGTGTCACTTTCGCCTCAGCAGACTCCTTGAAGGAGGATCGATGGCGATCTCCTGCAAACAGTTCGTCAAGCATCTCACCCGCAGCGGTGTGGTGTCGCCCGATGAAGTCGATGCGTTCCTGGAGACTCTCCCCAAGCCGCCCGCCGACGGTCAAGCGGTGGCGAAAGCTTTTATCAAGGCCCGGCGGCTGACGCAGTTTCAGGCCCAGCGGATCTATCAGGGGAAGTACCAGGGGCTGCGGCTGGGGGAGTACGTGATTCTCGACACGATCGGGGCCGGCGGGATGGGGCAGGTCTACCTGGCTGAGCACCGCCGGATGGGACGCCGGGTGGCTCTCAAGACGCTGCCGGCCGCCCTTGCCAGGGACGAGGCAACCGTCCGCCGGTTCCACCGCGAGGTGCGGGCTGCGGCCAGGCTCTCGCATCCCAACATCGTCACAGCCTTCGACGCCGGTGAGGACAAGGGGATCCACTACTTTGTGATGGAGCATGTCGATGGCACGGACATGTCCCGCCTGGTGCGGGAGACTGGCAAGCTCGCGATCACCGACGGCATCGAGTTCACACTGCAGGCGGCCCGCGGGCTGGCGTATGCGCACAAGCAGGGGATCGTCCATCGGGACATCAAGCCCTCCAACCTGCTGATCGACAAGCAGCGGACGGTTAAGGTCCTCGACATGGGACTGGCCCGAATCGAGACCGAGCAAGAGGGCGTCACGGGCGTCGAACTGACGCAGACCGGCACCGTGATGGGAACGGTCGACTACATGGCCCCCGAGCAGGCCCTCGATACCAAGCATGCTGACGCCCGCAGCGACATCTACAGCCTCGGCTGCAGTCTCTACTTTCTGCTCACCGGCCAGACAGTCTTCGGCGGCGACACGGTGGTCAAGAAGATTCTCGCCCACCGGGACGCACCGATCCCCTCACTGTGCGAGTTAAGGCCCGCACTACCGACGGCGGCTGGCGAGGTGTTCGAGCGGATGCTGGCCAAGAGTCCGGATGACCGCTACCAGTCGATGGAGGAGGTGATTACAGCACTCGAGACCTGCGGCGTCCTCGAACCCTCGACGGTTGGCCCCACGGCGGTCACCAACGAGCCGGGCTACGATCAGTTCCTGCAGAACCTGGACGTCGTCCAGACACCGACGACGATCCTGCCGGCAGACAGAAAGAAGCAAGAACGCTCCGGTGAGCAGGAGACGATCCGCTCCGGCGTCCTGGACGAAACCCTCGTCGGCGGCATCGGCGAGAAGCAACGGCTCTCCCGCAAATCACCGCAGCAGCCCCCCTGGTGGAACAACCGCTGGCTAATGGCCGGCGGCGCGGCCGCCCTGCTGCTGCTCGCCGGGGTAATTATCACCCTCACCCGCTCCGACGGCACCGAAACAACGGTCGACGTTCCGGACGGCTCCGCGGTGACGATCGACGACGCAGGGAACATCGATGTCACCCTGCCCGATCGTGCGGGGGCCCCTGCTGGCTCGCCAAGCAGTCCCGGAGCCGACTCACCAACAGGAAATCACGCCCTCTCGTTTGACGGCGAAGATGACTACGTCGAAGTTCCGAGCCTGACCTTCGGAGGCGATACTCCTTTGACCATGGAGCTTCGCCTCAAGGGGATTCCGAGTGGACAGAATGGGCTCAACGCGGTCGGTGTCCTCGGTTGGGTCGGGCGACTGCTCATCGTGTGCAACGAGAATTCTCGAAACGCGACGTTTAACGTCTTCGCATGGAGCCCCGATTCGCCGAATCCACAGCGTGTCCGGATCCGCAAACTGGAGCAGCCGCCTCAACACGTTGCGGCTGTCTACGATCAGCAGTCGGTTCGATTCTTCATCGATGGAAGAGAACACGGACAACCGATCCCACTGACCGAGTTTCGCGATGGTCGCCACGGACCTGAGAAACGACGCAGTTCGGAGTTGCCATTGTTGATTGGAAAAGAAGTGAGCGACCCGAATGGCAGCTTCTTCACAGGTCTCATCGATGAAGTCCGCATTTCCCGCGTCGCTCGCTACACGGAGGACTTCAGGCCGCAGACTCGGTTCGAGCCGGATGAGCACACGTTGGCCCTTTACCACTTCGACGAAGCCGAAGGCAACATTCTCCAGGATGCTTCCGGCAACAACCACCACGGTACGATCCACGGCGCGACATGGGGTCGCGTCGATGACCAACTGAACCTTATCGACGAATCGGCTGCGCCGGGTGCGGTTGGCGAGCAACAGCGGGTACCCGATTCCTCAAGCCGTTGAAACCACGCCCTTCACGTCGCTGCGCTCCGCTCCAGGGCATGCCACCCGAGTCTGTTTTCATGGGAGACACGGAGGGAAGCCAGTGCCGGTGTGGCACGGGCCCTGCCCGCGGAGTCGCTTGCCCTTCGTGCTGGTATCCCTGTGGAGCGGCTCGCCCGTTGAACTTCGTGGCAGGATTGCCTGCCGCATCGCTTCGAAACGCAGGCGTCCTCATCCAATGCCGTCAGGCAGGGCCCGAACACCGGCAGGCTCAGCGGACTCTGACGGCCGAGCCCACGACGCCCAGGTAATCGACGAAGATGAAGTCGCGATCCGAGATTGATCGAATCGTGAACTCGAACGTCTTTCCCACTCGAAGCGGATCCGTCGCTGAATTGACAGAGAACGCCACCACGCCCCGCTGGACTTTCCACCGGCCGCTCGAGACGGGAGTCTGTACGAAGACCTTTTGGAACAGACGAAGCTCCTGCACTTCGCGCACGGTTGTGAATGTTCCATCGGCACTGAAAGTGATGAACAGCGCGCCGATGTTGTCCTTGTGCCGCCAGGTGCCAAGCAGCTGTCGTTTGACTTCGTCGTCAGTCAGTAGCCGGGCCGCCGGGGTGCTGGGGGCAGCGGTGACTTTCGACTCCTGTTCACTGGTTCTGCCGTCCCCTCTGGCGGCCGCTTTGGACCGTTTCAGGACCATCAACATCCGGTGGGAGCCTTCGGCTGCAGAGAATTCGTCCGGCCGATCTCCTTTCTCGGGGTCTTCAATGCAGATGATCAACCGCTCCTCGTCAAACCGGTAGATCCCGACGCCGGCCGTCCTGTCCTTTGTGCTGACGTCGATGGCCTTGGGGTACTGCGTCGGATCGACCGAGAAAACCTTGACGTGCTTCTTCTGGTCGTGCGGGCTGGTGAAAATGATGGCATTCTCGACGATCTCGGCACGTCCTCCCGAGGGGAGCCATTCCCGGATCGCCTCCCTCGGAATGACCTTTCCGTCTTCGACGAGGTCGGTGACC
This region includes:
- a CDS encoding glycosyltransferase; this encodes MIEAVCVIGHPSRLGGADTELDHQIHCWQAMGVDVHICHTGPLDDNLRAMNLRERGCIYHQPCDWPSLEGLHCISFCNGEFLSNLREIHRYARTTTFVNCMSWNFEKELECQEQGLIDFHLYQTQHAFERVRKKLQSLGRYRPLFVQPYFHAEEFSYIDNRPQDKFRFGRISRDDGDKFGSRQLWIYDTMTAPVLKEGLILGWGGNADRKFSHRPPHYIHTLTPGSISQRDFYAHCEAVIMTTDTFENLPRVGFEAMASGSILVVDNRGGWKLQVEDGVTGWLCNDDREFVYKASRCAFEPQERNEMRVAAKKFLEDHWGMQASMDSWAQVFEAWQSPGATAGLPSKANRVTAVHDSSD
- a CDS encoding protein kinase domain-containing protein; translation: MAISCKQFVKHLTRSGVVSPDEVDAFLETLPKPPADGQAVAKAFIKARRLTQFQAQRIYQGKYQGLRLGEYVILDTIGAGGMGQVYLAEHRRMGRRVALKTLPAALARDEATVRRFHREVRAAARLSHPNIVTAFDAGEDKGIHYFVMEHVDGTDMSRLVRETGKLAITDGIEFTLQAARGLAYAHKQGIVHRDIKPSNLLIDKQRTVKVLDMGLARIETEQEGVTGVELTQTGTVMGTVDYMAPEQALDTKHADARSDIYSLGCSLYFLLTGQTVFGGDTVVKKILAHRDAPIPSLCELRPALPTAAGEVFERMLAKSPDDRYQSMEEVITALETCGVLEPSTVGPTAVTNEPGYDQFLQNLDVVQTPTTILPADRKKQERSGEQETIRSGVLDETLVGGIGEKQRLSRKSPQQPPWWNNRWLMAGGAAALLLLAGVIITLTRSDGTETTVDVPDGSAVTIDDAGNIDVTLPDRAGAPAGSPSSPGADSPTGNHALSFDGEDDYVEVPSLTFGGDTPLTMELRLKGIPSGQNGLNAVGVLGWVGRLLIVCNENSRNATFNVFAWSPDSPNPQRVRIRKLEQPPQHVAAVYDQQSVRFFIDGREHGQPIPLTEFRDGRHGPEKRRSSELPLLIGKEVSDPNGSFFTGLIDEVRISRVARYTEDFRPQTRFEPDEHTLALYHFDEAEGNILQDASGNNHHGTIHGATWGRVDDQLNLIDESAAPGAVGEQQRVPDSSSR
- a CDS encoding transposase, with the protein product MSDNRRIADDHLYCHFVTFSCDRRRRLLDENQPKRILLGQLNAQRKRQSAKCVGFVVMPDHVHAIVWFPQIEQLSRFMHGWKRRSSFAIRDGTTAKTRTTFRLPIGEIALGHPGTTRSRSIPRESWKRNSHTCT
- a CDS encoding TIGR03067 domain-containing protein; the encoded protein is MSLRLAVVAALLSFAGVPAMAQEQSPELQRFQGHWEVTDLVEDGKVIPREAIREWLPSGGRAEIVENAIIFTSPHDQKKHVKVFSVDPTQYPKAIDVSTKDRTAGVGIYRFDEERLIICIEDPEKGDRPDEFSAAEGSHRMLMVLKRSKAAARGDGRTSEQESKVTAAPSTPAARLLTDDEVKRQLLGTWRHKDNIGALFITFSADGTFTTVREVQELRLFQKVFVQTPVSSGRWKVQRGVVAFSVNSATDPLRVGKTFEFTIRSISDRDFIFVDYLGVVGSAVRVR